The DNA window TCAATTATAAGCCCGCCAGATAAGGCTTGCGAGGGAAGCACAAAAAAAGCGGTGGTCAATAGTTATATATTGACCACCGCTTTTTATATCATGTAGATTACTTTACTGCATTTCTAACAGCAGCTCTTATTTTCTGGCAGGTGGCGATGGTTCGCGGACCGTCTGTTTCCATATAGGTGAAGATAAAGCCGGTTATATTTTTAGGATGATTGATCCATGGGAAACTGCCATAGGTACCAGGGCTGCTGCTTTCTATCAGCACATCACCGGTGGCAATGATGTCGCGCCAGTGACCGATGCCATACATATTAGGCAGGTCCAGGTAGGTGGAGTAGGCTGTTTTGGTGATGGGCTGGGCCTGATTCATAGCGGTGACAGCGGCTTCGCTGAGCACCCTGTTGCCGTTGGTCGCTACGCCTTTGTTAGACAACATATCCAGGAATTTAATATAGTCGTTGGGGGTAGTACGGGCACTGCTGGCCGGAGTAGGATTACCACTGATTCCGTAATCTGTTTTTGTCATGCCACAGGGACCAAATATCTTTTGATTAGCCAGATCACTCCAGCTTTTACCGGTCACCACTTCACAGATACGGCCGGCGATATGCATGCTTACACGGCCGTAGTAGAAGGTGCCGGCGGGGTTGATCTGTTTCACGTTTTTAGCGATAGAGTCTACTGACTGCGCCATGGTGAGCAGAGGATTCAGCTCATAGTTTTTGTCTGAAGTGCCAGGGAAGCCTGAAGTAAGTGACATCAGCTCGGCGATGGTAATAGCTCCCTTGCCATAGGTAGTGAAGATCGGAAGGAAGGTACCTATCGTATCACTGAGCTTAAATTTACCTTCATCAACCAGGCTCATTACCACGGCACCTGCGAACCATTTGGAGCAGGAGGCCACGGGTTGCTGGGTTTCGCCGTCAAATCCGCCGTATCCTTTCGTATATACTTCCTTTCCATTAACATGAATAATGGCATAACATTTACCATTATACCTCACCGGAACAGAATCATTCAGAATCTGGGTCACAGCGCTGAGATCAATTGACTGCGTTGGCGTTGTCGGCTGCGTTGGTTGCGTCGGATTTACCGGCGTCGTTTCTTTTGGGTCTGATTTCGTACATGAC is part of the Chitinophaga flava genome and encodes:
- a CDS encoding serine hydrolase domain-containing protein, with the translated sequence MRYFPYLFVCLLSIGMVSCTKSDPKETTPVNPTQPTQPTTPTQSIDLSAVTQILNDSVPVRYNGKCYAIIHVNGKEVYTKGYGGFDGETQQPVASCSKWFAGAVVMSLVDEGKFKLSDTIGTFLPIFTTYGKGAITIAELMSLTSGFPGTSDKNYELNPLLTMAQSVDSIAKNVKQINPAGTFYYGRVSMHIAGRICEVVTGKSWSDLANQKIFGPCGMTKTDYGISGNPTPASSARTTPNDYIKFLDMLSNKGVATNGNRVLSEAAVTAMNQAQPITKTAYSTYLDLPNMYGIGHWRDIIATGDVLIESSSPGTYGSFPWINHPKNITGFIFTYMETDGPRTIATCQKIRAAVRNAVK